The stretch of DNA GCTAGGAAAGTAAATGGACCCTATGTATTGACTAGTATACTTTAATtaaaccatttatttaattatattcactTAACTTTCGCGAACATAAGTACAAAGTCGGTAACCAGTCGAGCTATGGATGTCCCCACTCACAGGATACTTGTTCTGCATCTTGTGAATTAacctgcctttgtgtgtgtgtgtgtgtgtgtgtgtgtgtgtgtgtgtgtgtgtgtgtgtgtgtgtgtgtgtaattcacctcttggtctgctgcgggtctctcccgagacagacagccgttcccctacggaagagcacagagctagtagtaccgatctttgggtaggactgagaccactcacacacagcacacctcgacaacgaggtcacaactccttgcctgacgtcgcgtacctactcactgctaagtgaacaggggctacacgtgaaggaagataaacccaacttatcttcacccgaccTTGGAATTGAACCACGGACCTTCTGGTTGTGAGTCAGACgctctaccctgtgtgtgtgtgtgtgtgtgtgtgtgtgtgtagaattggAAATTCAGTATAATTTGAGGGGATAACAACATTCCGGCGAGTTAGGGAGAGATCTGAGGCTCCGAGACGTCCACAACAAGGAAGGAGTTAATTAGACAAATAGACCCTTCGtgtttgatgatgacgatgatgatgttgataatgcgAAAATAGATCCCTTactaaggccggtgtcacactgggcggttttgccgcgcggtaTTACGCGGCAGCCGCCCAACACCGCAGCACGCTGCGGCAGAATCGCCCTGCCGCGCTGCCGTTGcccgccgcgattgaggacacaacacacaattcaatgcacgtggtcacacaaggtggttctgccgcgcggtcgaccaccatgcttgatgttgatttgatagttcatttagtgtaattgtcaatctttccccggcagatattgccctccaatactgtgtgttttgtttggagatgtgaggccttagaacttGCAGCAATTTATCAAATGACCTTGGTCATTCGGCAATTAGAAACATAAGAACgtcggagtctgcaagaggccgataggcctgtacaaggcagctcctttgaacctaagctccagtgaatctaaccccacctgatatcactgtccaagaatttatctaatctattttttttaatgcgacagttgtattgccactcaccacatgactgcttagCCGGTTCCTCTCATCTACcaatgttagtaaaccaatttttgtctatgtccttgttgaatctgaatctatccagttaaaacccattactacgtgtcctacctggttctcttaccaacataaccttattaatatcccccttattaaagcccttcatccatttataaaactcgatcacgcacccttcgccttcttGAGAATGTATGTTTAactgtttcagtctttccttgtatggcaagtttcgtagcccttgaatcatcatagtcatccttctctgcatcgattctaacattttgatatccattctatagtaaggtgaccataactgaacagcataataaagatgaggtctaactaatgctacatatagtttgaggaagacttcagcgcttctattgattacgctccttgaaataaaacccagtaccctgtttgctcgatttctagcttgaatgcattgtgcccttggaccaagagcagagctcactaacaccccctattctcataaaacttctcaaacttttctcttgttttcctccaagCATGAAATGGGTGAACCCAATTTCTCAGACATGTGGACTCTTAAGTAATCCCTCTgcctcaaggacacaaacaaccttgaagttggcgctgccgcgcggcgaaaccgcccagtgtgacatgaAGCTGGTCAATGTCATTATAAGGAATGTCAGGACACGAGCATCGGGGGgagggagtatgagggagggatgggaggtatagctgtgacgtataatggggtagcgatgacagaaaacggatgaagtaatgcttgattagagactacagtaaaatgtcaacttttaacgtttatttagttcttacattaaatttttgttaccacacgcaatgtaatgttatagttttttttattgtgaagacttggtaataggttaattttcatgacgatcaagaatcgatcaatttaacaattcgtttataaaaagttagattggaaaactggtttaacgatagacttatatggtttccttgctcttcatatgtgtttcataattcagtaaacatgaggataaggtaggacatctactactacaacatttatagttataaaactctttgggcccactcatttactacaaccataggcggcgggggagggtggcttttAGGGCTTCAGCCCCAGATCTTTCATCAAAAGACCCAGATCTTTCtttaaggttttaaggtgttaagatattttttttttacttaattcattatacagcaaattgattctagtgtaggacgtatcataaattaattttgtcattataCCAAAGCCCCTTATGTctccaaaagaagaagaatctatggggatgtttttattttttttcccagggGAGCATACGCGGACCCCTCCCATTGCCAGACAGGGTTTAAGTCCCCGATGTCTACAATGTCTGGCATCGAtcctgattacagcagaggatacTATCTGATGTTACACCAGACAGCCTATATTAGTGACATCACTGCCATCGTAAATCTGaaattttgcttatatatatatatatatatatatatatatatatatatatatatatatatatatatatatatatatatatatatatatatatatatatatatatatatatatatatatatataaagttaagcgttctgcagcctctagcctggagtcatgtaattcctgttgagagggtcttctgttcaaagaagttgaataatgcagagtggagtcatcagcatatgagtagataggacaggttgttatggaaagaagatcactgatgaataacaggaagagagtgggtgataggacggagccctgtggaacaccactgttaataggtttaggggaagaacagtgaccgtctacaacagcagagatagaacggtcggaaaggaaactggagataaaggaacagagagaaagatagaatccgaaagagggcagtttagaaagcaaagactggtgccggactctatcgaaggctttcgatatgtctagtgcaactgagaaagtttcaccgaaacggctaatagaggatgaccaagaattagttaagagagcaagaagatcgccagtagaacgcctcttgcggaacccatactggcgatgagatagaaggttagaagtggaaaggtgcttttgaatcttccggttaaggattgattcaaaagctttagatagacaggaaagtaaagctataaggcggtagtttgaacgattggaacgttcacccttcttaggcagaagCTGTACGAAGCCGTActtccagaaggaaggaaaggtagctgttgataggcaaagacgaaagagtttgaccaggcagggtgtcagcacggaagcatagtttttaaggacaataggaggcactccatcatgtcaataagccttctgagagttgagaccagagagggcataaaaaacatcattcctaataatctaaataacaggcataaaggagtcagagggggggtgagtaggagaaacatgcccagaatcgttcagagtggagttgttacagaaagtttgagcgaagagttcagccttagagatagatgagacggcagtgctgctgtctgggttaagatgaggcgggaaagaggaagaagtgaaattggaggagatatttttggctaagtgccagaactctctggaagaaatagagaaaacaaggtgttgacattttctatggataaaggagtttttttgataagtcgaagaatatatttggcacgattccgggcggaaatgtaatgatcatggttagagggagttcgagggccttggtacattttgtgagctgcctctctatctttgacagcacgagaacaagcgtgattaaaccaaggttttttagcatggggagtagagaaagtacgtggaatgtatgcttccattccagagacaatcacctctgtgatgcgctgagcacacacagaggggtctctatcctggaagcaaatcggaaatcggaaaagtacatcctcaggtcgtcccaccgagttgaagcaaaatgccagaagcattgcctctttggagggtccagagggtgtacaggagtgataggacaggatacagaaataaggttgtgatcggaggagcccaacggagagaacaggttgacagagtaagcagaaggattagaggtaaggaagaggtctagaatgttgggcctgtctccaagacgatcgggaatacgtgtagggtgctgaaccaactgctccaggtcgttgaggagagcaaagttgtaggcttgttcaccaggctggtcagtgcaagaggatgaaagccaaagctggtggtgaacattgaaatctcccaagatggagatttcagcgaagggagagtgggtcaagatgtgctccactttagagttcaaatagtcaaagagttttacatagttagtagagttaggtgagagataaacagcacagatgtatttagtaatagaatgacaatgaagtcttagccagatggtggaaaattcagaagagtcaaggtcgtgggcacgagagcaagtgatgtcgttgcgcacgtaggcgcaacatccagctttggattgaaatttaggatagagatagtaggagggaacagagtagaggttgttgtccgtagcctcagaaacctgtgtctcggtgaggaagagtaggtgaggtttagaggaggagagatggtgttccacagaatgaaaattagaacggaggccgcacatgttgcagaaattgataaggaggaggttcgaggagttatcaagacacctctcaagtcggcagccagaaggggagtcctccctgggggaatttatggtccccccccccccaggtggaGACTCCGAGgtagtgttttcgttagccattttgaattttgaattttgggaaaaggtgtttgtgttttgtgaatgtagtgtggtgtagaaagagagaggaactgtctttagagagcatgctgaactgctctctggtgttaatgagacaaaagggaaacggttagtgaggacatgggtagggtctttgtagggcttcagcaccctcctcgcttctcatatatcctcaccggaagtagctcacgcccgttcggtaggtgtcttcctacctactcctactaaatatatggctcttcgtctcatcagctctcctcctcatacagagagtcttctacctcttaattaccgccgccatgctgcctctttttctctcttctatcgatatttccacgctgactgctcttctgaacttgctaactgcatgcctcccctcctcccgcggccccgctgcaagcgactttctactcatgctcatccctatactatccaaaccctttatgcaagagataaccagcatcttcactctttcatccctcactctggtaaactctggaacaatcttcctgcatctgtatttcatcctgcctacgacttgaactctttcaagagaagggtatttggacacctctccttccgatattgacctctctttcggccacctctggattatatttaggagaggtaagtagagggcattttttattattgtttcctttttttgggtgcccttgaactgtttcctatgttgtatatatatatatatatatatatatatatatatatatatatataaatatatatatatatatatatatatatatatatatatatatatatatatatatatatatatatatattgattaatgTTAAATTAAAGGTCTTGCTCTAGTGTAAGTTGCCAGATAGCTACATGATGTTCTCTTAAACTGCCGGTAAATAATAAGCATGAAATGAATAACTCAAGTCTAAGCTTGAGGCGGTGGCTGgaaggatagcaagacggccccgcgtccaggaggacgcgagttcaatccccgaccggtgccaccaagctgggatttttcagccgccgccgagtggcttaaaactacccacatgctgtccagaagaccacctatcaacccggactctagattctaggattaaagatgagctccgggagggcagcatgagccaatgcaagatggcgccactataaacactcgcctgcgccagaacgggctgggccgaccatcaggacccaccggaaagaagccttggaccgaccatcaggatccaccgggaacaagcctaccggcgcaataggccgcgacgtaaaaaaaaaaaaaaaaaaaaaaaagctatccaCACATATATTGGCAAATACTGCTATAACTCACTGACAGCCTTTGCGTCGTCATTGAGGTAGATATGTATTATGTAAACAGTCGCAGCGCTTCAACACGAGTTTTTAATACGAGTCTATCCTTAAAAtacgttttcttcgttatttacttCTAATCGTGTTCTCGGTAAACAAATttgtagaagtagagaaaaaatatattaatgaaatcATGAATGTTAAGCAATAGATTGCATGTAAAATAACTAAGTGACTTGAAAAACTCTTTGTGAATTATTAAGTCCTGAGTATATTTGGTCATTAaatgcttaatattttttttttttttgcggaaaaTTTAAAACTCAAGCCAAGGCTATCCACGCTTATGTTGTCGTATAGCGCCTCTctgacaggagaaggatgcttggACGGGTGATTTCTGACATCAGTGCCCTAAATTACGTAAGATAAGGCCATGTCCACACTTGCATCACGTATGGTGGAGCGAAAGACTTTGTTTGGCCCATAAGAACCGTACTATATagcgacaatctctctctctctctctctctctctctctctctctctctctctctctctctctctctctctctctctctctctctccatagactCTGGCTTTACAGCAATGCCTGGCAATGTTACCCGGAGACCTCATGACCTATTAATACCATTGTGCAGGACATcacatcgtatggagtatgcatctcatgtgtggggaggctccactcacacagctcttctggacagagtggaggctaaggctcttcgtctcgtcagctctcctcctcatactgatagtcttctacctcttaaattccgccgcaatgttgcctctctttctatcttctatcgatatttccacgctgactgctcttctgacttgctaactgcatgcctccccccctcccgcggccccgctgcactcgactttctactcatgctcatccttatactgtccaaaccccttatgcaagagttaaccagcatcttcactctttcatccctcacgctggtaaactctggaacaatcttccttcatctgtatttcctcctgcctacgacttgaactctttcaagaggagggtatcaggacacatctcctcccgtatttgatcttcctttcggccacctcttttgtttcttttttaggagcagcgagtagcgggctttttttttattattgttttctttttttgtgtgcccttgagctgcctcctttgttgtaaaaaaaaaaaaacggagcatcctatcaagaggagctaaaatctggaatgacttaccacaacacttaaaaactgatgagaatataagattgttcaaaccaaattaataaaaaggcttCTTAGTACCTATGAGAACTTATGGTCACATtgattttttaatttattttatagtgtttttgaatggttcattgcgtttttttttctcacattatttttgcaaactccgactgattgctgtaaatttcattatttcaataataatcaagctattttcaagtttttatttCACATGTACACTTGTTTACTGCTAGAGTGATGTcaactaagtttttttttcacatgttcgtattgtatacatttttcacttcgactgacctatacatttatacattgttgaaatatatgtaagttaTTATGCTTTATGTGGCCTAAACCTGTCCCTTGTTATGTACTTTCTTTACGAGTCTTCAGGTCCTAAGAAAGCCTCGGCTTAATGGCCCtggcttaaaataaaaactacatttgtaatttaccaatatgtatataactattaagccaaaaataaatatatcaatatatatatcaatatatatatatatatatatatatatatatatatatatatatatatatatatatatatatatatatatatatatatatatatatatatatatatatatatcacacacacacacacacacacacccacacacacacacacacacacacacaccgggtttAACGTTACCAATAATTTAGGCTTCTTAGAATAATTAGCGTATTTGTATAATGAATCGAGGCCGAGTGTCCATTTATGAGGGAGTAAGTCTGTCATCACGTGTGTTGATGGTTTGAAGTTTCTGGTTTGTGTTTAGtgaatgtgttggtgtgtggtatgttggtatgttgtggcgtttgttgatatatgtggtgatggcgttggtgaTACTGCGGTGAACTAACGTGAGATAGAATGTAGATTGAGGGTAGAAACACATATGGCAACTGATAGACTCTCACAGAAGTAGTTggtgaggcagaaggaaaaggagtaaacgagtgtcagtcttattgttgttaccattagaaaatccgccttcaaccttatgGTACCTTCACTAAAAACTCTTCAGGTTACCTTGGCGGATATCCCCAGCCAAGGAAATACCATTAACCAGCACCATCTTTTCCCAAAAAATCCCCCAATCACATGTAGCCGGagttgaagggatggagggagtggcTTTCTTTTCGCTTGGCTAATGATATACGCGTAATGGGGAAGGGCAGGAGCTTCTATGCGCTGGTAACTGGGGCGGATAAGATGTGGAGCGATGCAATGCGGACGTAACGATGTTGTTGGGCTCCTCATTGTTAGTCTCGTGATCTTACCTGGCGGCAGTGCTGGAATTGTATGCGTATAGTTGTGTGCTGCTCATTATTCGCTTGCTGCCTTGCTTCCTCTGATGATGCGTGTTGTGTCAGGAAGCCAAACCCATGTCcctgcctccccgtcctccttacacgtgacaatcttgccaataataatggtagtaaaagttgtgtgtagctcaatattctcttgctatcatgcttcccttgataatatgtattgcatcaggaagccaaacgcatgtgtctgtcccctcgtcctccttatgcggggaacagagtaataaagcttctggtaatggtaataatgaagaataaagcgaggaagagaaggtagagtgtgggagaagacagttatgtcATTTCCTGCGGCAGTAATGATCAGGAGAGCGAGTCGAGTCAGACTGCAGCAGCTGCTAATCTAAACCAGagtgaatgtataggaggcgaggctacacacacacacacacacacacacacacacacacacacacacacacacacacatgcacacacacacacagctcaatcggtagagcgctgcgctgcaaggctttacggccaaacaggcagcggttTGAGCCCccatcaggccggattctttctgttgacaaggagtggttactgtcctcccttgagcaagggggatggggggtgtggtgtgtgaggtcctggcagtacccagagatcgatgatgatgagcacttgttcacgtcgggagggtacctgctggcgggaccgagtccaactcgtgatcaggccgaggtgaattacacacacacacacacacacacacacacacacacacacacacacacacaagactttttAATCAGTATTTATCATGGGAAGAATACTTTCTCTTTGTAATGTTGACGGGTAttgtattattgtgtgtgtgtgtgtgtgtgtgtgcgtgtgcgtgtgcgtgtgcgtgtgtagcttcgcctcctatacattcaccGGTTTTAGGTTATCAGGGTCATTGGATCAAAATGTACATCCGCTGCATCAAAATCCACAGCCTCGCCCAAGTTTATGCTATATATGTACAGTGTGTAATTGTGGTCTCGTGGGCTCTCTTTGTGGCGCTGTGTCGCTTCAGTCTGTACATTACGTTGGTTGAGCTCCGTCAAAGCCTCTCCGACCCTAAGCTGTATACGCTCTCTGCACTAACCTGCTCAAGGAAATGCCGAGAAGCAGGACGCGGGAGAATATTTGGCAGGGCGGGAACACAGgaacagcaagaggaaaaaagagaacatgatCAGTAGGGACAGGAAAAAGagggttacaggaggaggaggaggagaaccagaaggaaatgggaaatgaacagcGAGAACAAAAAGTATCtgtggctacaattcaatgaagaaaaggtaagtcctgcaccatgggaggggatatccagcacaccaataccacatgggaaacactccactatccaccatagaggcagagaaagaccagggactgtatgttatcaggctaccagtgaagagatatccagcacaccaataccacatgggaaacactccattatccaccacagaggcagagaaagaccagggactgtatgttatcaggctaccagtgaatgtgaaatctgtgccaatcgcagcagacgggttaaacctTTATGGAGTATGTGGTGCTTTTCTTGAGGGCAAAGAGTCGTCTGTTTCCGTCTGTGGCTTTGGTCTTGGAGGAACCTGACTCGCCGCGCTCTTTGTAGTGGATCTTGCAGCTGGTGATGATCCCATTCTGGTGCTCGGCCAGCGGAGGCTCCCAGCAGATGATGAGGCTCTGAAGGGAAAGGCCGTGTGAGGGAAAAAAGTTATACGATAAATCATCAAAATACAATCTTAAAAAGTTTGAACATTGTGTGAGGCCATGAATGCTTCAACTTAACcccctgactgtggatttcctaccagaagacctcaccaagctacaggaatggaacacaaaccggctgctacaattcagtggagaaaaatgtaaagtcctgcagcatgggaggggatatcctgcacaccaatgccacattggatacactccactatccaccacagagccagggaaagacatgggagtaaatgttttcaggctaccagtgaaggccaaatccgtgccaatcgcagcagacgggtcaaatataatgaatgtgcaagggttaaaaatactgaaacaatgaatgtgcaacttgtagagatgatgtgaaggaaacgaacagagcagaaagctatttaaaaaCGAGTTTCACAATGTATCTTTGCCTTGGAAGCCTTCCACAACTCACCCTTGAGCTGGCAGCCTCAACGCTCACATTCTGAGGCTCCTTTGAGGGCACGTCTGAGAAGGTTCTGGCAGTGACCTCCGGGGTGGCGTCTCCCCCGCCATTACTGTTGACGGCGGTGAGCCACACGCTGTGCTCAGTGAACTGGTCCAGGCCTTGGAGGTCATGTGACGTACCAGTGACCTTTACTTCGTGTTCTTCTGCTGACCCAACCTGAGGAGAAAACTACAAGGGAGACAATGGTTAAGATACACACTGGGACTTGTACAAACACACGGCTATGGTCACCCTCTACTCAAAGGAAGGTCACTAATGACACACAAGGATATGGGGAGACTTTTGTTAGGCAACAGAGACTCCACATTTAGCACACAGTTCTATAAGGCCGTCCACACCTGCGTATAGAACATGGTGTATCCCGTGATGGGCGTTTTGGCCAGTACGGGCGGCGACAAGTGGCCTCCAGACTGGTGGGTGAGGTGGAGACAACTTTCAGACTCTGAGGCGGAGGGCAGGTCCAGGTCCGGCTTGGTGAACACCCGCACCTCGTGTATGGAGGCGCCCACCAGGCCGCCGGAGGTGTGGGCCGCCACCCGCACCATGTAGTTACTCCCGGGACTTAGGTCGCTGATCTGGGTCTTGTATTCACTCAGTCCCTCGCTGGAGGTGCTGCACTCGCGTTCTGGACGCGTTCtctgcagtgaagggaggaaagtgatgtgaattacttacttttgatgaaatgttgtatatgtactcgctaaaatgttattatttctttataatcactggaatggcagttggataactctgtatttgctaaatacatcttaacagtagtagtattgtgttgaATTTTTTATGCAATAAATATTCCCAGGTTGTGTCCTTTGGTTCTGACCTGAGTGATCCTTCCTGCTTGTAGAGGACTGAGTATCCCAGGAATAATTATTGTGAACAGCATAAAGACTAGTAGGCACAGTGACTGTCAAGGCCCACACCAAGAGAAGGCAAATGATGTAAACAAGCTGTGTCAACAATGAGCAGACATTCTAAGTATTGAAaacaaggagtagtagtagtagtggtgtgcctGAGCTGCCCCACTTACTGTGTCTGTGACCTGCCTTGTGCGTGGGTGGTGGCATGCTGCTCCTCCCTGAAGGTGAGCCCAGACAACTTATTATCAAAATACCACAACAAAATAGTCATTCTCGGGTAAATCACATTTTAGTGAGTCAGTAACTCTCAGCACCGGCTTTGATATCTCCAAACTTCAGGACAATCAAATATGAACACATTACTGGAGACGTGTGCTTTGCCCACAGTGTAATCTATGCATTTTATTCAGTCTTCAAggaataataaacacaacaaagggttatgcttacagccatgctaagaaaatcacatgcatcaacatcaataacttgggtaatgtacACTTTTTAAAACTGCAGCGTCTGTACCAGCGGCTGCAGCTGCCCTCAGAAACATTGGAATACATTCAGTAACCTTGTAAATGTTTGCGTCTGGGCTTATTAGCAACCTGGAATTATCTGGACTAGTCACTGCCTGTGTCCAATGCAGACAACACTACATCAGTACTCATGAATGCAAACAAAGGGCTACAGTGTGAACAGTGTCTGCCCCGCACGGCACCGCTGCTTACTTGACTCAAGGACACACAGCTGGGCGTCCCCGGCGAGCTGTGCGCCACACTGGTACATCCCGGAGTACTCCTGGCGCACCAGGCCAAGGATCTGCAGGTTGTTGCCGCTCACACTCTACAGGGAGGCTTGGCATTACACACCTAACACAACACAGCTGTGTTTTGTGTAGCTATTGACAGCCTTATATTTATCTCCTGCATAGAGCCTTATATCCCTTATCTACTGAAATCCCTTATGTATCTACTTAGAACCTTgtatcccttttcct from Eriocheir sinensis breed Jianghai 21 unplaced genomic scaffold, ASM2467909v1 Scaffold783, whole genome shotgun sequence encodes:
- the LOC126994383 gene encoding netrin receptor DCC-like produces the protein MFYTQFSPQVGSAEEHEVKVTGTSHDLQGLDQFTEHSVWLTAVNSNGGGDATPEVTARTFSDVPSKEPQNVSVEAASSRSLIICWEPPLAEHQNGIITSCKIHYKERGESGSSKTKATDGNRRLFALKKSTTYSIKV